In Candidatus Omnitrophota bacterium, the DNA window GTCTTTGGAGTGCCTTTATCGAGGGGGAAACACCCGTTCCCATTCCGAATACGGCCGTTAAGCCCCTCAGAGCCGATGGTAGTGTAGTCGTAAGGCTATGTGAGAGTAGGTCGGTGCTCCTTTAAAATTCGCCTGCTAGTCAGAAATGATTAGCAGGCGTTTTTTTTGTTGCAGGCGAATTTTACACCGAGCTCAAACCCCGTTGAAAGACTATTTGGTATCGCTCGGTGTCATTCCGATATTATTTCCCTAAAAATAATAAAAAATTCCTGTTAGATTTTTCGTCTTTCTACGTCAATTGAGGTAGAAAGGAGCCAAAATGTCTAATTTAATAGCGGCAGAATTAATAGCTACTGAGATATTTGAGGTTAGGGGAAAGAAGGTCATGCTAGGTAAGTATTTAGCAAAGCTCTACGGAGTAGAGACAAAAAGGCTTAATGAGCAGGTTAGGAGGAATATAAATAGGTTTCCGGCCGATTTTATGTTTCAATTAACAAAAGAAGAGGTAATAAATTTGATGTCGCAATCAAGTTCAAGGTCGCAAATTGCGACCTTGAAACAGGGCCAGAACATTAAATATCTGCCGTTTGTTTTTACTCAAGAAGGTGTTGCTATGCTTTCAAGTGTTTTAAATAGCGATAGGGCAATCCAAGTAAATATCCTAATTATGCGCGCTTTTGTTAGGTTGAAAGAAGCGTTGGTAAGTTATAATAAGTTGGCAGCTAAAATTAATGAGCTTGAAAAGAAATATATCGGCCATGACGAAAAAATGCGGGATATATTTGAAGCCATAAGGCAGCTTGTTGCTTCGCCACCTGAAAAGAAGAGGAGAATTACGGGGTTTAGTAGGACATAAGGATTGTCCCTGAAATTTCAAATATTCTTGACATGGTTATTTACATCCCATATACTTTTATTACTTAGTCAGAAAGGGCATTTGTGCTACGAGGAAGGCGTTGAGAAATCAACGCCTTTTTTGTTTGCTGGTACATTTAATCTTGGTATAAAAAAGAACAAGAGTCGGGGTTCCCTGTTCAACTGCACAGCCCCAGCTCTTGCGTGGAAGGGTGGTTGCTCTTGTTCTTTCCTACTCTACCCACCTCCCAATTAAAGTATACACTATTAAATTTTATTTACAAGGGGAGGGGGGACATTTTGGTACGAGGAAGGCTTTGAGAAATCAGCGCCTTTTTTGTTTTTTATAGATTAACAGGTTCTGTCTTGGGGGTGTTTTCTTGCGCTATCACGCACTGCGAAAACACCCCCAAGCCACCCGCGAATGCTATCCGCTCACAATCCCATAAAAGGCACTTTGTGAAAGAGCGCTGAAATACATTAGAAACAGCAAATTCAGGATAGCGAGGTTTAAACCGTAGAAGGTTGGTCCTATAAAATAGTTAAGCGAGTTGTTGTAAGTTAGTCTAAAATTTAAACCATAAAGTATTTGTTAATTTTTAATTAATTTATGGTAAGATATAAAAAGTGCTTTCCTTTTGGAAAGCATAAGAATGAAATTTAAAAGGCTCTTTTGAATATTGCGGGAGGTAAGAAATGATTACAAAATTATACATTGAGAATTTTAGGAGTCTAATTCGAGATGAAATTGATTTAGGAAAAATTACTATTTTAACTGGTCCGAATAATAGTGGAAAGTCTAGCATAATTTATGGTCTAC includes these proteins:
- a CDS encoding ORF6N domain-containing protein, with translation MSNLIAAELIATEIFEVRGKKVMLGKYLAKLYGVETKRLNEQVRRNINRFPADFMFQLTKEEVINLMSQSSSRSQIATLKQGQNIKYLPFVFTQEGVAMLSSVLNSDRAIQVNILIMRAFVRLKEALVSYNKLAAKINELEKKYIGHDEKMRDIFEAIRQLVASPPEKKRRITGFSRT